cccaaattataataaatgctctaaattaatccttacctaaaaaatagaagagcctttgaACACGcacgtgagcgcgtgctcagaggctagtatctTTAAATGTTCTATCTAAAGATTCAAGTGCACGTCGATTTACCATTGGGGCTTCATCCCAAATAATTATGGTGGCACGTCTAATAAGTTCAGCTAAGtctgattgtttacttattgaGCAAGTAGATGAAGCATCGGGAGTTAAAGGAATCTTAAACCTGGAATGCGCCGTTCTTCCACCAGGGAGTAATGTTGCTGCTATGCCAGATGTAGCTGTGGCAATTGTAATGTGACCTGCTTTTCTCAAGGTTGCCAATATTGTGCGATACAAAAATGTTTTCCCAGTTCCCACTGGCCCATCAACGAAGAATATCATGCTTTCCTTACGATCAATAACTGTCATGATTTTCTCATATGCAACTCTCTGGTCGTTATTCAACTTTTCAATTAAAGTGAGTTCTTCGTCTACATTTGGAACAGTTAGCTCATCTTGAATGAGTCTAGGTACAGCTGAATCATTGTCACATTCTCCAGTCGATATCGGCAAATCATACTCTGTAATGTGCTTTCCATGTTGCAAGAGTAACGCCCCTAAATCCTTGAGAAGTTTATTTGTACGACGTGTCTCTGTTGTAATAGATGTTGATGGATAATCTTCTACCATATATGGGTAAAACTCATTCCACAATTCTCTTACTCCAGTTGGTAGACAAAATACCAATATTGTTGCAAACAATCTTCTTAAAGATGACGGCATTCTAATGTCTCTTACTTCAAGTAAACACTGTCGTATGCTGTTATCATTCTCTAGTAAACCCCTTTGTTCAGCTGCTTGCTTAAAAGTTGGATAGGTTATCCCATTAACACTCAATAAATCATCAAATCCTGTTGGCCCTTTGACATGATTAAGAAGAACACACAGATTGAACTTCTCTCCATCAAATGGTGAAATAGTATATATCCTGCCCACTACTTTTTTATGAGATCTTCTTCGTGTCcatatattgtttttataatCCCAACAATAATGCTCAGGAAACTCTCTATATACATAATTTCGTGCATCATGATcaatcatattcatataaaaaaattcagtaaGCATTGTCTTTTTACTTCGCTCCAAAACATTAACAATAGGTTCATGTGATCTAAAGCGTACCTGTTGTCTATTTGGAAGATGAATTTGCAAACGAAAAACAGTAGGGTACATTCGATacataggaaaagaaaatatcttcCAACATGCCTCTGGAGCACATACCCATCTTGCATCAATGTACTGTTGGACCTCATCATAATTTGGGCCTGGCCTAACTTCCATAGAGACACGATCTGGGcctttatacacatatttataTAAGTACTTTGCACTCTTGATATTGCAATATATTTCAACATTAATATGACAATTGTATTTCAGCAGTAATCAAGGATTATATGGAACAACCCAAGTGTTGTCTACCATAATCCTACAATGATTATTCAGTGGCACGGGATTATTAGTATCATATCATTTGTAAACAGGATATGAGTCATTGCCTTGGTATGTTTCTGATGAGAAAGGCTTTGGGTATCCTTTTTTACATCGCCCATTTTTCATGCACGGTGATCTTGGATTTTGTACTCCGCAAGGGCCATGTATCATATGCTTCAGTACAGCTTTATGTAACTGAGGTTGTTCCTCTTTACATGGTATTTTTGCCTTAACAACCCGATCGTAATCATCTGGATTATGCAATTTATCTTCATCGAGAATTATAAGCATGTGTGCATGTGGTAAACcccttttttgaaactcaaagACCTGCACGTATACAATAACTCTTCCGAGAACCCCCTTGACCACAGTATCATCtttcaattcttcaaatttCGATTTGAAAACTCTTGCAAGCAAGTCTGGACGATCTTGTGCTGTTTGTGCAGGTAAAAGCTCATTTTGGATTTCTTCCCATCCTGGATTGCACGTCATTGTGATGAATAAATCTGGCTTCCCAAACTTTTGAACCAATGACATTGCATCTTGAAATCGTTGGATCATATCATGCGGGCCTCCCACAAATGATGAAGGTAGAATGGTTCTATGTCCAACATTTCCTATATATAAGATGAAAAAGTTGGGGCACTAATAAATATTGATACTAATTCGCCATTAATAAAGTAATGTAACTTTCAAATGTAAAGTTTACATTACCAGTATCACTCTCTCCTTCATTGAAAGCATCTTGTAGGCCTTGGTACAGATCTGCCCTAATAGAATCTTAATTGTGCTCAAACCACCTAAGCTTGtgtgtttcaatttttacataattatcaACAACATACTGTTGGGAAAGGCGTCCTCCAAGCCAAATCATTGATAAAGCATCGTCGCGAATCTTCGACATTAGTAAAAATAGATGtatgtttagttattttataatgtaAGCGGCATTTCGAAGTAatagattgaaaataataaaactgtTACCTGAAATATGTATGCATAATAATCGCGACATGATACTTTATTTCTGTTAGCGTCACGTGTGTTGATATCCCATCCATATGTTCCAAATGGAAAAAGTATTGGGTATTGCAATGGATCATAAAATCCTGCTGTATCTTGAACATTGATCAAATTACCACCAAAGGTTTGAACCAAAATTTCTCTGCCACTTAAATGACCAGCTTCTTCTCCTCCTACAATAATAGCTGCCacttgggaagcattggaaagACAATATTGAGGTTGGTTTAGAGGTTGTTCTTTAATGAGGAGTTTACATTGATGTAAATTTGGACTTCGAGATAATTGACGAAATTTCTCCACAAATGGATTGTGCATGTCTAAGATCCTTTGAATAAGTCGCACAATATCTTCATGAGCTTCTACAGATTGAGACATTCTACGTTGTATTTCAAGATCAGTGTCATAGATATACAATTGTAGATGCCGCACACTTAGAGGTGTATGTGGTAAAAGACTACCAATTCTATGATAGATGGCACATTGGGCACGAAATGTATATATTCCTCGACTATTTGAGGCCACACTTTCATCCACATGCACACCCATTGAAGTAAATGCAAACATGTTGTTGTAAAACCGTATATATTGCCTGAAATGTCTGCCCCGTGGTGTTTGCTCACAAATGAGTTCCATAAATTCAGGACAAATTGGTATATTGGGGAAGGATATTTTTCCATCCTTGCAACACATTGAGGATGTCTCTCGATGGAACAAATGGGCATTACAAAAGTGACATGTCTTTGGTTGTGGTAGTTGGTACCTAATGGTCTCTATACCTTCTTTAAAATCCTTTGCACAATTGTATCTGCCTCGCATACAATTTATTACATGTGCAGTACCATCAAATGTGTTGTCAacacctaatttttattttgaggaaaaaattagTGATAAACAATGTTATGATAGTtgtgaaagaaaatattaaaattgtacCAAATATTATGTTGTGaaaaaagcaaaatattaataatgttTCGAATATGCAGCTtgataacaaataataaaattgataatgataaacatgtaaattgaaatgaaaatggTGACATCGAGTGACGAACCTTGTTCTCTATAGCCATCCCCATGATtttgatcatttatattttcaacTTCTTCAGTTCTCTCTACAGCTACAATGTAATTATAGAAAATGCTCAATTGGtgtaattatatatagaaaattatgGTGAAAGCTCTATAGAAcgatatgaaaatgaaaataaaaatggtggCATTGAGTAATAAACCTTGTTCTCTGTAGGCATCCCCTTGGTTTTGCTGAACAATATTTTCAACTCCTTCAATTCTTTCTGTAACTACAATGTAATAATATAAAATGCTCAATtggtttaattatatataaaaaataatggtaaaagctttataaatatattatataaaacttaCCATTATTAACATCAGAATTTATATGACTTGGTCCAGCCTCAAAGTCATTTGCCATTATAGTTGGATAGGTTGGAGGGAgacctaaatttaatattacAAACATTAACTTAGTAATTTTGTATACATTGACATACAACTAACATgccaaaaaatatgaattttgtatAATCTCACCACTAACTTCTTGCATAGCCCTATGCTCAACTGGCATATTGCGTGCCAAGTTACGGATATGTGTAAGACGACAACTTTGTCCAATCTCGTGATTAGGCGGTATTAGTGATaggtttgttgatgttgaatTAGAATGTACAACATCTTCTTCATTCAAATTTGTTGGGCCTCCCACTAAAATGTGATCACCACCCAAAGTTTGTTGTCTTTGTCTTGCGTAATTGGCACGACGTCTTGCCAATCAAATATTTCTGCTTTCATTGTCTTCTCTTTGTGTTCTCAAGCGAGCATAATATCTCAATTGTTCTCGACGACATTCTATGTCATCGGTATCCACCATCGCTGTATTTTGCGAACTCATTCCTACatagaattaaataaaatttatagtggTTGTTGCACATACATACACAATAATGAATAGATTTTTCCTTGTCACAAATAGAGTGtattaaaacctcaaaaaagtgaactaattttgaacaaattaaTCACATGTAAGAATTGTAATAATATGTgtaattgtaataaatttttagtaaaataggAGAAATAAGTTAGGcttcttaaaattattaaattattatttgaggtagaagttttgagaatatatttaaatttaggtAATGATTTGTAAGATCAATATGACTAATatatttgtaagtgcacaattgcacctggacccaaagacaactacgggctcaggcccaatgagccttagacaataaaatttgtagagcgtgggcttgaaacctagattaga
The sequence above is drawn from the Castanea sativa cultivar Marrone di Chiusa Pesio chromosome 5, ASM4071231v1 genome and encodes:
- the LOC142635452 gene encoding uncharacterized protein LOC142635452 produces the protein MANDFEAGPSHINSDVNNVTERIEGVENIVQQNQGDAYREQAVERTEEVENINDQNHGDGYREQGVDNTFDGTAHVINCMRGRYNCAKDFKEGIETIRYQLPQPKTCHFCNAHLFHRETSSMCCKDGKISFPNIPICPEFMELICEQTPRGRHFRQYIRFYNNMFAFTSMGVHVDESVASNSRGIYTFRAQCAIYHRIGSLLPHTPLSVRHLQLYIYDTDLEIQRRMSQSVEAHEDIVRLIQRILDMHNPFVEKFRQLSRSPNLHQCKLLIKEQPLNQPQYCLSNASQVAAIIVGGEEAGHLSGREILVQTFGGNLINVQDTAGFYDPLQYPILFPFGTYGWDINTRDANRNKVSCRDYYAYIFQCPNFFILYIGNVGHRTILPSSFVGGPHDMIQRFQDAMSLVQKFGKPDLFITMTCNPGWEEIQNELLPAQTAQDRPDLLARVFKSKFEELKDDTVVKGVLGRVIVYVQVFEFQKRGLPHAHMLIILDEDKLHNPDDYDRVVKAKIPCKEEQPQLHKAVLKHMIHGPCGVQNPRSPCMKNGRCKKGYPKPFSSETYQGNDSYPVYK